Genomic DNA from Halobaculum sp. MBLA0147:
TCTCTCGAAGACGGTGTCCATCTTCGGCCGACGACGGACTCGTGATCTGACCGACGAACAGATCCGACGAGTCGCACGTTCCGTCGAAGGTCCCCGCCCCACCCGGTGCCGCAACGAGCAGTAGCGGACGGGCCGACAGATCGGTCGATCCGTACGACTGCTCGGACTCGTTGCCGTGTCCGAATATTGTGCATTACTACACCGTCCAGCTGACCGTGTGTTGTGTTTTGCACCGTCGAGTCCGTTACTTCGCCCGATAACTCGAAGGTCAATCTTAAACCTGTTTACTACTGTTTCCGTCTCGATGCGGGGGAGATGCACGTGAGCGGTGGTGTCCGTTCGGCGGTGACGGGGAGTTACACGGTTCGACTGTTGGCAGTCGCACTCGGGATCGCGGTGATCGTCGGGGCGGTCGGTGTCGTGACACTCGACAACGTCACGGACAGGGTACAGACGGCGCAACGCGACAGGGTAGAGTCGCAGGCCGAGATCACCGCGGAGGCGGTCGACCGGTGGCTCTCGGCACAGCGGAAGTCGACGCGGTCGCTGTCGAATCACCGCGTGGTCAACGACGGGGAGGCGGCCGCGGTCCGCGACGTGTTCGGGGGAGCGGTCGACAGACTCCCGACGTCGACGACCGCGATCCACCTGGTCGAACGTCGTCCGAGTGTCGACTCGGCGGGGCGTAACGAGACGATCCTCGTCAGTACCAGCGAGTCGATGGAGGGGCGACAGCTACGGGACCTCAACAGTGCCTGGCCCCCCAGTGTCGGGTTCAACTTCGAGACCGTCGACGAGACACTGGTCTCCTGGACGTACAGCGACGAGGGACGGCCGACGGTCGCAGTCGCCTCGCCGACACTCGACGGCGAGAACGTCGTCGTGGTCGAGTACCGGACCGACGTGCAGGCAGAGCAGTTCCAGGCCGTCATCGACGGGACGGACACGATGGTCCTCGGCGACGCGACCGGGCTCGTGTTGCTCGACGACAACACCTCGAACGTCCTCACCTCGTACCGCGGTGACGCGGCCAACACGACCGTCGGCGCGCGGCTGCTCGACGCCGAGAGCGGGACGGACGTGAACGGCTCCGCGTTGACCGACGAGTCGGTCGTCGGCTACGCGGACGTCGGACAGGGGATCGGGTGGGTGGTGGTCAAGGAGGCACCCAGACGGAACGCGTTCGCGTTGGTCACGACGGTTCGTGAGGGGACGACGGTGATCGTCGGGGCCGCACTCCTCGGGTTCCTGGCACTCGCCGTCGTGATCCGACGGGGGCCGGTCGGGACGATCCAGCGGCTGGAGGACCGCGTCGCCGCGTTGTCCGAGGGTGACCTCTCCGTCGCCGTCGCCGACTCGGAGCGTGCAGACGAGGTCGGGAGGTTGGAGTCCGCCGTGGCGGACACACACGACTACTTGGAGACGGTCGCCGCACAGGCCGACGCCATCGCGGCCCAGCGGTTCGACGACCCGGTGTTGGACGAGGAGGTCCCCGGAGAGATCGGCGAGGCGATGGCGACGATGCGAGCGGACCTCGAGTCGTCCATCGCAGAGAGCGAACGGAACCGCCGCGAAGCCGAGCAACTCGCCACGGACCTCGAACGACAGGCGGAGGAACTCGCCCGCGTCGTCGGTGCCGTGGCCGACGGCGACCTCACGTGTCGTGTCTCGTCGACGACGGAGACGGACGCGACGACGGAGATCACGGCCGAGTTCAACCGGCTCCTCGAGGAGATCGAGCAGTCGTTCCACGCCGTCGGATCGCTGGCGGCCGACGTGGACACGGCGAGTCGGCGGCTCTCCGAGCTACTCGGCGAGATCGACGACGACGCCGCCGACGCGACCGCCTCGGCGGTCGACATCGCCGACACGACCGACGAGCAGGACGAGGCCGTGAGCGAGGTCGCCGGAGAGATGTCGAACCTCTCTGCGACCGTCGAGGAGATCTCCGCGTCGGCCAGCGAGATCGCCGAGGAGTCGTCGGCGGTGCTCGCTCGCGGACGCGAGGGGCTGGAACTGGCCGAGGACGCGATCGAAGGGATGGCGACGGTCGACGAGCAGACGGACGCGGCGGTCGCAGACGTCGAGAGTCTCCGCGACGACATCGACCGCGTGGGCGAGGTGGTGACGTTGATCGAGGACATCGCCGCCGAGACGAACACGCTCGCGTTGAACGCCTCGATCGAGGCTGCTCGCGCGGGCGAGGCGGGCGAGGGGTTCGCCGTCGTCGCCGAGGAGGTGAAGAACCTCGCAGAGGAGACGGAGGCGGCGACCGAGGAGATCGGCGAGATCATCGCCGGTGTGGAGGCGTCCACACAGACGACGGCCGACGGGATCCGTGCAGTCGGGGAGCGCGTGAGCGAGCAGCGCGAGACGGTCGCCGCCGCCGCGGAGAACGTCGGCGAGATCGTCGATCGGACGGAGGAGTTGAACGCCAGCGTCCAGGCGATCGACCACGCCACCGACGATCAGGCCACCTCGACGGAGGAGGTCGCCGGGATGATCGACGCGGTCGGCGACCGAACTGGAGACACGGCCGACGCCACCGCCGACCTCTCGGCCTCGCTCGAACGACAGCGCGAGCAGGTCGCCGACGCGACGGAGGCGGTCGCGAACCTGACCGACACGTCTGGGTCGCTGGCTGCCGTCGCCGACGAGTACGCGGTCGACGTCGACGGAGAGCCGACGGCGCCCGAGTCGGGCGGCCAGACACCGACCGCCGCCGACGGCGGAGCGGGTCCCGGAGACACCGGCGTCGAGTGACCGACGGCGAGACGCGGCTCGCCGTCGGTCTCTCACCTCGAAGGGTCGTTCTCGTCCGCGCGCAACGGTGAGTGAACTTATGTCGCTCCCGTGTGTGTACGTGTCGCATGGACGGACCACCACGCGTGATGAGCACACAGCACCCGGACAACGCAGTTCCGCCGTTCTTCGCGGACGGGGAGGTCGTGGCCGACGACGACGAGATCCAGGAGGCGTACTACGCGTACACCCACCTGGGCTGTGACGAGCAGATGTGGGACTTCGAGGGGAAGGAGGGCGACGAGTACGCGGTGAAGAAGCTGCTCTCGCGGTACGGCGACAGTTTCCTCGCGGCGCCGTTGGGCGCGGACCGACGGCTGACGATCCGCGGCCCGAACCCGGACGTCGAGGAGTCCGAGGCGAAGGTGTTGTTGGAGATCCTGGAGTCGATCCCGCGATCGTACGACGCCGCGGCGACGTTCTACGGGGAACACGACCACGAGACGGTCGCCCCGATCCACGAGGTGATCGTCCCGATGGTCACCGACGCCGGCCAACTCGACGCCGTCCACGACTACTACACCGACTTGGTCGTCGGCCAGGCGGACCACGTCGTCGGCGACCGGACCGTCGCCGACTGGGTCGGCGAGTTCCGCCCGGAACGGATCGCCGTCATCCCGCTGATCGAGGACCGCGAGTCGATGCTGCGGGCCGACGAGATCGTCCGCTCGTACCTCGCGGGGCGCGACGTGGACGAACAGCGCGTGTTCCTCGCCCGCTCGGACCCGGCGCTCAACTACGGGTCGCTGTCGGCGGACCTGATCAACCGCGTCGCACTCGCCCGGCTCGCAGACCTCGAACGAGAGCTCGACACGACGATCTACCCGATCCTCGGGGCCGGCTCCGCCCCGTTCCGGGGGCACCTCACGCCCGAGACGGCGGGCGACGTGGTCGCGGCGTTCCCCTCCGTCGAGACGTACACGGCACAGTCGGCATTCAAGTACGACTACCCGCTGGAGACGGTCCGGGAGGGGGTCGCGACGCTCCGAGACGCGGAGCGCGGCGAGCCACACGCCATCGACCGCGAGCGAGCGCTGGCGGTCGTCGACCGCGTCGCCGCCGCCTACTCCGAACAGGTGTCGCGGGTGGCGCCGCTCGTGAACCGCGTCGCCGAGTTCGTCCCCGACCGTCGCGCCCGGAAGCTCCACGTCGGGTTGTTCGGCTACTCCCGCGACGTGGAGGGGGACACGCTCCCGCGAGCGATCACCTACACCGCCACGCTGTACAGTGTCGGCTTCCCGCCGTCGATCATGGGGTTGTCCGGGTTGACCGACGACGACGTGGCGTTCCTCGAGGACGCGTTCCCGCGGTTCTTCGACGTGTTGCAGGCCGCGCTGGCGTACTACAACCCGCGGTCACTGGAGGTCGTCGACGTGCCCGAGTCGGAGGTGGAGGCGGCCCTGGAGTTGGTGTCCGCCGACCGGAACGAGACGCACCGCGAGGCGACGGACGCGGTGATCGACGCGCTCGACCGCGAGGACGGCGACGCCGTCGAGAGTGCGGTCGTCCGCGCCGCTCGCGAACGGCAGTTCCTCGGCTGAGTGGTCACGGGTCGGCAGGACATCCGCTGACCGGTCGGGAGCCGGCAGTTCGTCGAGAGAAACGTGAGAACGGGAGTGCGCGTGATCCGGGTCGCGTCGGTCCGGGTCCGAGCGCGCGATTCGCGCCAGGTCGACGCGAGTGCGTTATGTGTCCGTGAGCGGCGTCACTCGGCGGAGATCACGTCGTCGATCCGGGCCAGCATCGTCGCGGCCTCGGTCGCCGACGAGATCGCCTCGCGCTTGACCGAGGCGGGGTCGACGACACCCTCGGCGACGGGGTCGACGATGTCCGTGTCCTCGCCCGTCTGGACGAGCCCGGCGCGGCCCTCCTCGTTGGCGGCCCGCAGGTCGACGAGCGCGTCGATCGGGTCCTGCCCGGCGTTCTGCGCCAGGGTGCGCGGGATCACGTCCAGCGCGTCGGCGAACGCCTCGACGGCGAGTTGCTCGCGGCCCTCGACGGAGGCGGCCTCCTCGCGCAGCGCCGCGGCGACGGCCAGCTCCGTCGCACCGGCACCGGGCACGACCTCGCCCGTGTCGGCCGCCTGCGTCGCGGCGTCGACGCCGTCGCGGACGGCACGCTCCAACTCGTCGGTGACGTGCCCCGTGCCGCCGCGGACGAACAGCGTCACCGTCTCGGTGTCGCCGCCACCCTCGACGAACACCAAGTCGTCGTCGAACGTCTCCAGCCGGACGGACTCGGCGAACCCGAGGTCGTCGTCTTCGAGGTCCTCCACGTCGCCGATCTGGCCCGCACCCGTCGCCTTCGCGACGGAGGCGGCGGTGTCGGAGTCGACGGAGTCGAACACGACGACACCCTCGCGGGCCAGCGTGCCCGCGACCTGATCGTTCACGTCACCCGTGACGAACAGCACGTCCGTGTCCGTCTCGAGGACGGCCTCGGCGTACTCCTGGAGGTGCTGTTCCTCGGCGGCCAGCGCCTGGTCGAGCTGGTCGCGCGAGGAGACCTGCCACTCGGCGTCGGCCTCGAGGTCGCGCTGGTCGAGGTCGGCGTCGAGCACGCCCACCTGCACGTCCTCGTGGGTCGCCGCCAGGTCCTCGCGGACCGGCGACTCTTCGGCGACGATCCCCTCGATGAGCTCCGTGTCACCGGCGGAACTGCCGGGCTGGGTGGTGATCGAGATCGCGTTCCGGTCGACGCCGGCGTCCGTCTCGACGCGACGGACGGCGGTGACGATGTCGCCGGCCAGCGTCTCCGGCGTCACCCCGCCGGTGCCCTTGCCGGTCATCGACGTGGTGACGATCTCCGTCAGCGTCTCGTCGTCGATCTCGCCCTCGACGACCGCCTCGTCGACGGCCTCCAGCGCGGCGCGCTCGGCCGCCTTGTACCCCTGGACGACCGTCGTCGGGTGGATGTCGTCTTCGAGGAGTCGCTCGAACTCCGAGAGCAGTTCGCCCGCGAGTGTCACCGCGGTCGTCGTGCCGTCGCCGACGTCTTCCGCCTGGGACTCGGCGACCTCGACGAGCATCTCCGCGGCCGGGTGGTCGATGTCCATCTCCTCGAGGATCGTCGCACCGTCGTTCGTGATGACGACGTCCCCGGAGTCGGAGACGAGCATCTTGTCCATCCCGCGGGGGCCGAGCGTCGTCCGTACGGACTCCGCGACCGCCTTCCCCGCCTCGATGTTGGCCGACTGTGCGTCCTCGCCGGAGGTCCGCTCTGCGTCCTCCGACATGATGAACAACGGCTGTGCGCCGCCACGGCGTCGCTGCGCGCCTTGTGATCCAGACATGTGTCGTCTGAAAGTGTGGTTTCGGTTCTATATAAACCTTGCTCTCGCGGCTCGCGGAGCCGCCGTACGGCGCCACCGTCGCGGTGTGTTGACTGGTCACACAGTGGCTTTTTATACTGTGGTCGAGGTGGTGGTCGCGGGTGGGTCGCGGCCGTCGTAGGGTGCGTCTCGGTGTGGGCCGCGGTCGTCGCGGTGGTGACGGCGCTCGGGAGAGAGATCGTGTCGGGAAAGGAGTCGGGGGAGCCGCGAGTGAGGTGTCTGTGTAGGTTGTTCGACTACGACGGCACCGCGTCGGCGTCGTGGTCGGCAAGTCGCTTGGACCACCCGTCGGGGAGGGTGGGCGTCTCGACGAGCGTGAACTGGAGCGTGGTGAGGCCGTCGAGTACCGTCTCGCGCTCGTCGGGTGTCATCGCGTACTCGTCACGCGGTGTGCCGACCGGGTAGCGTGGCGCTTCGGGAAGGCGGTCGGGTTCGCCCATCGCGGCGGCGCGTACGTCGTCGATCGCCTCCGCGACGACGCACAGGAGGTGCTGGAGTTGCGTCGGGGGAACGAAGCCGCTGGCCGCGAGTCTGTCGCGGATCTCCTCTGTCGCGCCGTGGAGTTCTCTGGTGCGGTACTGCGGGAGCGGGAGCAGGCGCAGTGTCTCTAGGTGGGTGTCGTAGCTGTCGAGTAGTGGCTGTACCGCTGTCGTCCCGTCATCCTTTTCAGACGGAGAATCGTTCGAACACATTGTCGTGCGTGGCGCACGACACTGCGGAGGTAGGGTGTCCCACCACCCTGCCACTTTTGCTGCAGTGACGACCTCGCAGTGTCGTGTCTCGGCGTTGTGCTCGCCGGTTGTTAATAGCTGTGGTTGCGTTGGGATTACCTGTGTATAGCCGGTGCCTCTGATACGTCAGTCAGTTCGGTCGTGCTTCCTCTTTGCCTGTAGGTGGCTAGCCTTCACATGATGGGAGAGGCATTAAGCGGTGTCAGACAAGATTCAGACACGACAGATGGGTCGACGCTCGCGGCGGTCCCGGGGTCGTACACCCGAGACGGACGGCGAACAGTCGAGTGACGCGGATGGTGATGATGTCCAACGCTGGCCGTCGGACTCGGCAGTCGGTCCGAACACTGCCGGGCCGGCCACGAAGGAGGAAGTCGAAGCGTACTACGGGTGTGAGGTCTCCAGCGCGAAAGAGTACAAGGAGCTTCAGCGACTGGAGAAAGCCTACGGCGGGCAGGTACTCCGATGGGCCGACGAGGGGATTCCCATCGACGCGATGGGTGACCAGTCGAAGATCCAACGCTTCAGAGAACGCCGTGACTCCGAGATTCCCTACGACATCGAAGAGTTCAACAAGGACTCGTTAGACGAGAACACCGGTCGTGTCGCTCGGCGAGTGCGCGAGAGTCCCGACGGCAAGACCGATGTCCCCGACACAGTTCGTGAAGTGATCTCCTCGCCCGGCCGGTCGTTGGACTCGTCGATCCAGCGCGCCGTCGAAGAACGGATGGGTGACTCGTTAGGCGACGTACGGATTCACACGGGACCGAAGGCAGCCGAAGCCGCCGACCAGATCAACGCCCGCGCGTTCACCGTCGGTAACCACGTCGCGTTCGGCGCCGGCGAGTACGACCCCGAGTCCGCAGAAGGCCAGCACGTCTTAGCGCACGAGTTGGCGCACGTCCGCCAGCAGACCGGCGGTGACCTCTCGATGCTGCCGCAGGAGGGTATACAACTGGAGATCGATCCCGACCCGGAACTAGAACGTGAGGCCGAGGAGACCGCACGGCGCGTGATGAGTGGCGGGAAACTCGGGATTCAGAAACTCTCTGATTCCGCGATTCACCTCCAACGGATGCCAGACGTGGAACTGCTCGAACAGTTCCGTCAGTCCGACGACGCCGACGTGAGTGCCATCGAAGCACGGCTCGCCGAGCACGAGCGACGGCTCTCGGCGTTGGAGTCGGCCGACCGCGGCTTCACCGAGGCGATGACCGAAGACGGGTTGAAGGCCGCAGTCACGGAGGTGATCAAGGGGAGCAGCACCTCCGTCGGCGAAACTGTGGCGATGAACGCCCTCGGTGTGAGTGGTGCCGCTGCGGCGACGACCAGCGCACCTGCTTGGCTCCCGCTCGTCACACTCGCCGTCGGCGCGGGTGCCGCCGGACTCGCCTCCGCCGCCGTCACCGGCGGCGCGAACGTCGACCGACTCATCCAAGAACTCAAACAGTACCGCGACAGTGCCGACCAACGGGAAGAACTCGACTCACACGAGACAGACGACGAAGGCGGAATCAACATTGTCTGACGAGCCATGGACGCTACAATCGAAGGCGAGAACGAAGACGGGATTGGGCTGTACGTAACGGACAACGAAGGGGTCGAACACGGGATCGAGATGACGTTCGACGGTGAAATCCTGTACCACAGCCAGGATGGATACGCCGATGACCCAGATAGTCGAGCAGGGGACGGGAACCAACACGTCGCGCAGGCCCGCAAGTACGCGAAGTACTACGTCTATCGAGAGACGGACTACGACACGCTGACCGCGTACCGTAATCCGGATCGAATCGCGGCGACGCTGTGTACCCTCCAGAACCGCTCGCTCGGCGAGATCGAGGCCGACTTCGGACAGTTCTACCGGCAACAGGCGAGCCACTTCCGCGAGGAGGTCGCACGGCCGGTGTCCATCTCCCGGCACGTCGCCGGCGACGACTTCGTTCTCTACCACCAGCACGTCCAGTTGGCGGCCGGTCTCGACGAGATCCGTGGAACCGCCGAACAGTTCGCCGAGGAGATCGGTCGTCTCACCGCCGACATCGCCAGCGAGTTCTCGCTACGGGACTTCCTCGACGGCGCATTTGACGGAATCGCCGACACGTTCACCGAGGAAGCCGACGCCGACGATCTAGAGTTGGACCTCCCAGACTTCGGCATCGAGAGTACCTCGCAGGTGTACTACCGCTACTACGAGGCGACCAACGAGACACGGACCGTCGGCGACGACGGGCTCGATCCAGACCCCGATACGCGTCTGGAGATGCCACCCAGCAGTGTCGAGTCACTCGAACAGTTCGACGCGCTACTGTCACGACACCTCTTGTGTCAACTCCGCGACGCCTACGTCAGTCGCGGGATCGAACCACCCGCCGCCTACCGCGTGCTCGGCCACGGCACCCACCACGACGCTCAAAACTACCGCATCGTCGACCTCTACCCCGACTACGTCGACCCCGACGCCGACATTCCCGGCTACGTCGCGTAGGTCCCTCTCTCAGTTCCACCGGTTCTTCCACCGGTTCGCCGAGTTAACCATCACGGGCGTCTCCGGGCTCCACGTCGGCTACCCGAACCGCCGCGGCAGACACGAGGTCGACGAAGCCGACACGCCGTTCACCCACCAAGCGCAAGCGCGGTTCTCACTGTTACCGTACGCACCAGACACGACGAGTGAGTTCCGTGAGTACCTCGATCACCACCTCCGGTGTCAGGTGCGCGACCGGTTCGTCACGATGGGTGTCGTCCCACCGGAACCGTACCGCGTCGTCGGGATGGGGCGCTTCCAAGACGCCCGCCGGTACGACCACTACGAGATGTACCCGCAACTCCACCTCGCCGACGGCGACCACAGTCCGTTGTTCGGGTGACCGGACGATCCGTCGCCGCGAGGCGAACACTCTCGTACCTGTCGGCACACCCTCCGGGCGTGTTCGAGACAGACGCACCCCTCCACCTCCCCGAAGAGGTCGTGGGGGACGCCTACACGAGTTCGTTCGGCTGGGAGACGCTGACCGCACTCGTCGACGTGGGGAGTCGGATGGCCGGGCAGACGGGCGAACGCCGCGGTGCCGAGGTGGTCCGCGACGCCTTCGCCGAGGCCGGGCTGTCGGACCCGCGTATCGAGTCGTTCGACGTGCCCGGCTGGTGGCGCGGCAGTTCCAGTCTCTCGGTCCACGAGCCACACGAGCGTCACCACGAGGGCCAACAGGACGTGCTCGCACTCCCGGGGTCGCCGGCCGGCGAGGCGACCGGACGGGTCGTCGACGTGGGTGCCGGCACGTACGACGACTTCGCGGCGCACGCCGACGCGTTGGACGGGGCGATCGCGCTCGCCTCCTCGCGAACGCCCGAGGAGTCGGACCGCTGGATCCACCGGATGGAGAAGTACGTCTCGGCGGCCGACCACGGGGCGGCGGCGTTCGTCTTCCGCAACCACGTCGACGGCGCCGTCCCACCGACCGGCGAGGTGGGCTACCACCAGCGACCCGGCCCGATCCCGGCCGTCGGCGTCTCGAAGGAGGTCGGCACGCGCCTCGCGCGCTACGCCGAGCGCGGTGCCGAGGCGACCGTCGCCGTCGACTGTCGCAACGAGCCGACGCAGTCGCGCAACGTCGTCGCCGAGGTCGGCCCCGAGACGGCCGAGGAGGTGCTCGTCACTGCTCACGTCGACGCTCACGATATCGCCGACGGCGCTAACGACAACGGCGCCGGGTCGGCACTCGTCGCCGAGGTCGGGCGACTGCTCGCACACGACGCCGTCGACCTCGACACGCGGGTGCGACTGGTCACCTTCGGCGCCGAGGAGATCGGCCTGTGGGGTGCCTACCACACCGCGGAGACGAGCGACCTCGACGCGATCCGCGGCGTCATCAACCTCGACGGAGCCTGTTCCTCCCGGAGTCTCCGCGTCGGCACCAACGGCTTCGAGGCACTCGGGGAGCTGTTCGCGGGTGTCACCGACGATCTCGACGCGCCGCTGTCGACGGGTGACACCATCGCCCCCCACGGCGACCAGTGGGCGTTCGTCCAGGAGGGTGTCCCGGCGGCGATGGTGTCGACGACCTCGGAGTCGTCCGGACGCGGGTGGGGGCACACGCACGCGGACACGCTCGACAAGTTGGACTCACGCGACTTCCGTGCCGTCGCGATCCAGGTCGCGGAGGGTGTCCTGCGGCTGGCGAACGGGGTCGTCGAGCCGACCCACCGGAGCCGCGCGGAGATGCGCGACCGAATCGACGAGGGGTACGTACAGGAGCTGAAGCAGGGCGGGCGGTGGCCGTACGGGGAAGATCGTACGCAGACCGAGTGAGTGTGCGGTAGCACGGCTAGTGGTGCTCCGTCCACCGATCGCGCACGTCAGACCACACG
This window encodes:
- the ppcA gene encoding phosphoenolpyruvate carboxylase; protein product: MDGPPRVMSTQHPDNAVPPFFADGEVVADDDEIQEAYYAYTHLGCDEQMWDFEGKEGDEYAVKKLLSRYGDSFLAAPLGADRRLTIRGPNPDVEESEAKVLLEILESIPRSYDAAATFYGEHDHETVAPIHEVIVPMVTDAGQLDAVHDYYTDLVVGQADHVVGDRTVADWVGEFRPERIAVIPLIEDRESMLRADEIVRSYLAGRDVDEQRVFLARSDPALNYGSLSADLINRVALARLADLERELDTTIYPILGAGSAPFRGHLTPETAGDVVAAFPSVETYTAQSAFKYDYPLETVREGVATLRDAERGEPHAIDRERALAVVDRVAAAYSEQVSRVAPLVNRVAEFVPDRRARKLHVGLFGYSRDVEGDTLPRAITYTATLYSVGFPPSIMGLSGLTDDDVAFLEDAFPRFFDVLQAALAYYNPRSLEVVDVPESEVEAALELVSADRNETHREATDAVIDALDREDGDAVESAVVRAARERQFLG
- the thsA gene encoding thermosome subunit alpha codes for the protein MSGSQGAQRRRGGAQPLFIMSEDAERTSGEDAQSANIEAGKAVAESVRTTLGPRGMDKMLVSDSGDVVITNDGATILEEMDIDHPAAEMLVEVAESQAEDVGDGTTTAVTLAGELLSEFERLLEDDIHPTTVVQGYKAAERAALEAVDEAVVEGEIDDETLTEIVTTSMTGKGTGGVTPETLAGDIVTAVRRVETDAGVDRNAISITTQPGSSAGDTELIEGIVAEESPVREDLAATHEDVQVGVLDADLDQRDLEADAEWQVSSRDQLDQALAAEEQHLQEYAEAVLETDTDVLFVTGDVNDQVAGTLAREGVVVFDSVDSDTAASVAKATGAGQIGDVEDLEDDDLGFAESVRLETFDDDLVFVEGGGDTETVTLFVRGGTGHVTDELERAVRDGVDAATQAADTGEVVPGAGATELAVAAALREEAASVEGREQLAVEAFADALDVIPRTLAQNAGQDPIDALVDLRAANEEGRAGLVQTGEDTDIVDPVAEGVVDPASVKREAISSATEAATMLARIDDVISAE
- a CDS encoding methyl-accepting chemotaxis protein; protein product: MHVSGGVRSAVTGSYTVRLLAVALGIAVIVGAVGVVTLDNVTDRVQTAQRDRVESQAEITAEAVDRWLSAQRKSTRSLSNHRVVNDGEAAAVRDVFGGAVDRLPTSTTAIHLVERRPSVDSAGRNETILVSTSESMEGRQLRDLNSAWPPSVGFNFETVDETLVSWTYSDEGRPTVAVASPTLDGENVVVVEYRTDVQAEQFQAVIDGTDTMVLGDATGLVLLDDNTSNVLTSYRGDAANTTVGARLLDAESGTDVNGSALTDESVVGYADVGQGIGWVVVKEAPRRNAFALVTTVREGTTVIVGAALLGFLALAVVIRRGPVGTIQRLEDRVAALSEGDLSVAVADSERADEVGRLESAVADTHDYLETVAAQADAIAAQRFDDPVLDEEVPGEIGEAMATMRADLESSIAESERNRREAEQLATDLERQAEELARVVGAVADGDLTCRVSSTTETDATTEITAEFNRLLEEIEQSFHAVGSLAADVDTASRRLSELLGEIDDDAADATASAVDIADTTDEQDEAVSEVAGEMSNLSATVEEISASASEIAEESSAVLARGREGLELAEDAIEGMATVDEQTDAAVADVESLRDDIDRVGEVVTLIEDIAAETNTLALNASIEAARAGEAGEGFAVVAEEVKNLAEETEAATEEIGEIIAGVEASTQTTADGIRAVGERVSEQRETVAAAAENVGEIVDRTEELNASVQAIDHATDDQATSTEEVAGMIDAVGDRTGDTADATADLSASLERQREQVADATEAVANLTDTSGSLAAVADEYAVDVDGEPTAPESGGQTPTAADGGAGPGDTGVE
- a CDS encoding M28 family peptidase, whose product is MFETDAPLHLPEEVVGDAYTSSFGWETLTALVDVGSRMAGQTGERRGAEVVRDAFAEAGLSDPRIESFDVPGWWRGSSSLSVHEPHERHHEGQQDVLALPGSPAGEATGRVVDVGAGTYDDFAAHADALDGAIALASSRTPEESDRWIHRMEKYVSAADHGAAAFVFRNHVDGAVPPTGEVGYHQRPGPIPAVGVSKEVGTRLARYAERGAEATVAVDCRNEPTQSRNVVAEVGPETAEEVLVTAHVDAHDIADGANDNGAGSALVAEVGRLLAHDAVDLDTRVRLVTFGAEEIGLWGAYHTAETSDLDAIRGVINLDGACSSRSLRVGTNGFEALGELFAGVTDDLDAPLSTGDTIAPHGDQWAFVQEGVPAAMVSTTSESSGRGWGHTHADTLDKLDSRDFRAVAIQVAEGVLRLANGVVEPTHRSRAEMRDRIDEGYVQELKQGGRWPYGEDRTQTE
- a CDS encoding DUF4157 domain-containing protein; amino-acid sequence: MSDKIQTRQMGRRSRRSRGRTPETDGEQSSDADGDDVQRWPSDSAVGPNTAGPATKEEVEAYYGCEVSSAKEYKELQRLEKAYGGQVLRWADEGIPIDAMGDQSKIQRFRERRDSEIPYDIEEFNKDSLDENTGRVARRVRESPDGKTDVPDTVREVISSPGRSLDSSIQRAVEERMGDSLGDVRIHTGPKAAEAADQINARAFTVGNHVAFGAGEYDPESAEGQHVLAHELAHVRQQTGGDLSMLPQEGIQLEIDPDPELEREAEETARRVMSGGKLGIQKLSDSAIHLQRMPDVELLEQFRQSDDADVSAIEARLAEHERRLSALESADRGFTEAMTEDGLKAAVTEVIKGSSTSVGETVAMNALGVSGAAAATTSAPAWLPLVTLAVGAGAAGLASAAVTGGANVDRLIQELKQYRDSADQREELDSHETDDEGGINIV